A genomic region of Balearica regulorum gibbericeps isolate bBalReg1 chromosome 8, bBalReg1.pri, whole genome shotgun sequence contains the following coding sequences:
- the HCCS gene encoding holocytochrome c-type synthase, translated as MGLSASSPAAAGQSPNASKQHQTATPPSECPMHQEKMNGCPVHKKTPDHRTENTDDVPAHQERAYEFVACPVKSGASQMKDDIDPSNMMPPPNQQPSPGQPFPLSTVREESSIPRAHSDKKWVYPSEQMFWNAMLRKGWRWKDDDITSEDMTNIIKIHNQNNEQAWKEILKWEALHAAECPCGPSLMRFGGKAKEYSPRARIRSWMGYELPFDRHDWIVDRCGKEVRYVIDYYDGGAVDKNYQFTILDVRPAFDSLSAVWDRMKVAWWRWTS; from the exons ATGGGTTTGTCTGCATCCTCCCCGGCTGCTGCAGGTCAGTCGCCGAACGCATCCAAGCAACATCAGACGGCAACTCCGCCTTCAGAATGTCCTATgcatcaggaaaaaatgaacG gtTGTCCAGTGCACAAGAAGACTCCTGATCACAGAACTGAGAACACAGATGATGTTCCTGCGCATCAAGAAAGAGCGTATGAATTTGTAGCGTGTCCGGTGAAGTCTGGTGCATCTCAAATGAAAGATGACATAGATCCTAGCAATATG atgcCTCCTCCTAATCAGCAGCCATCCCCAGGTCAGCCATTTCCGTTGTCAACTGTTAGAGAAGAATCTTCCATTCCCAGAGCACATTCTGACAAGAAATGGGTCTACCCTTCAGAGCAAATGTTCTGGAATGCGATGCTAAGGAAAGG gTGGAGGTGGAAAGATGATGACATAACAAGTGAAGACATGACCAACATCATTAAGATTCACAACCAAAATAATGAGCAAGCTTGGAAGGAGATTTTGAAGTGGGAAGCTCTTCATGCTGC GGAATGTCCATGTGGACCATCACTGATGCGGTTTGGAGGCAAAGCAAAGGAGTATTCACCAAGAGCCAGAATACGTTCATGGATGGG GTATGAACTTCCCTTTGACAGACACGATTGGATTGTTGACCGATGTGGAAAAGAAGTGCGATATGTTATTGATTACTATGATGGTGGAGCAGTAGATAAGAACTACCAGTTCACTATCCTGGATGTTCGCCCTGCGTTTGACTCTCTCTCGGCTGTGTGGGACAGAATGAAGGTAGCTTGGTGGCGGTGGACTTCATAA